In Methylovirgula sp., a single genomic region encodes these proteins:
- a CDS encoding ABC transporter permease, with product MNFQAIRAIYVYEMSRTRRTLLQSIVSPILSTALYFVVFGSAIGSRISHVGGVSYGAFIVPGLIMLNLLTQSISNASFGIYFPRFVGTIYEILSAPVSAVEIVIGYVGASASKSIVLGLLTLATAALFINIHILHPFWMLAFLVLTSVTFSLFGFVIGIWADSFEKLQLIPLLVVTPLTFLGGSFYSIDMLPPFWRNVTLINPVVYLISGFRWSFYGLSDINVGISLGMTLLFLVLCLGIVVWIFKTGYRLKS from the coding sequence ATGAATTTCCAGGCGATCCGGGCGATCTACGTCTACGAGATGTCGCGCACGCGGCGCACCCTGCTGCAGAGCATCGTCTCGCCGATCCTGTCGACGGCGCTCTATTTCGTGGTCTTCGGCTCGGCGATCGGCTCGCGTATCTCGCATGTCGGCGGCGTGAGCTACGGTGCCTTCATCGTGCCGGGCCTGATCATGCTCAACCTGTTGACGCAGAGCATCAGCAACGCCTCGTTCGGCATCTATTTTCCGCGCTTCGTCGGAACGATCTACGAGATTTTGTCGGCGCCGGTCTCGGCCGTTGAGATCGTCATCGGCTACGTCGGCGCGTCAGCGTCGAAATCAATCGTTCTCGGCCTGCTGACGCTCGCCACCGCGGCCCTTTTCATCAACATCCATATCCTGCATCCGTTCTGGATGTTGGCGTTTCTGGTGCTCACCAGCGTTACATTCAGCCTGTTTGGCTTCGTTATCGGCATCTGGGCGGACAGCTTCGAAAAGCTGCAATTGATCCCGCTTCTGGTCGTGACACCGCTCACGTTTCTTGGCGGCAGTTTTTACTCGATCGATATGTTGCCGCCGTTCTGGCGCAACGTCACCTTGATCAATCCGGTGGTCTATCTCATCAGCGGGTTCCGCTGGAGCTTCTATGGCCTTTCCGACATCAACGTCGGCATCAGCCTTGGCATGACGTTGCTGTTTCT
- a CDS encoding ABC transporter ATP-binding protein, with amino-acid sequence MSPIISVSHLSKTYSGGRAALKDVSLEIGKGEIFALLGPNGAGKTTLISIICGIVTPTAGTITAAGHDIIRDFRAARAMIGLVPQELTIDFFESVWATVKLSRGLFGKAPDDAYLESLLRDLSLWDRKDSQARTLSGGMKRRMMIAKALSHQPDILFLDEPTAGVDVELRRGMWDLVRKLRAAGTTIILTTHYLEEAEEMADRVGVIRQGELILVEDKNRLMLKLGKKKLTLMLAAPLAALPASLQAYPLSLSDDGRELTYTYSEDGGAAPVAALFDSLRTAGVEVSDLRTEQSSLEDIFVSLIGKTA; translated from the coding sequence ATGTCGCCCATCATCTCCGTCAGCCATCTTTCGAAAACCTATTCCGGCGGCCGCGCGGCGCTGAAGGACGTGAGCCTTGAGATCGGCAAGGGCGAGATTTTCGCCCTGCTCGGCCCCAACGGCGCGGGCAAGACGACCCTGATCAGCATCATCTGCGGCATCGTCACGCCCACCGCCGGCACGATCACCGCGGCGGGTCACGACATCATTCGCGATTTCCGTGCCGCCCGCGCGATGATCGGCCTTGTGCCGCAGGAATTGACCATCGATTTCTTTGAGAGTGTGTGGGCGACGGTCAAGCTCAGCCGCGGCCTCTTCGGCAAGGCGCCGGACGACGCCTATCTAGAAAGTCTGCTGCGCGATCTCTCGCTCTGGGACCGCAAGGATAGCCAGGCGCGCACCCTCTCCGGCGGCATGAAGCGGCGCATGATGATCGCCAAGGCTTTGTCGCATCAGCCCGATATCCTTTTCCTCGACGAACCGACAGCCGGCGTCGATGTCGAATTGCGCCGTGGCATGTGGGATCTGGTGCGCAAACTGCGCGCTGCCGGCACGACGATCATCCTCACCACGCATTATCTCGAAGAAGCCGAGGAGATGGCCGATCGCGTCGGCGTCATCCGGCAGGGCGAGTTGATTCTCGTCGAAGACAAAAATCGGCTGATGCTGAAGCTCGGCAAGAAAAAGCTGACGCTCATGCTCGCCGCCCCGCTCGCCGCCCTGCCCGCTTCGCTGCAAGCCTATCCGCTGAGCCTTTCAGACGACGGCCGTGAGTTGACTTATACCTACAGCGAAGACGGCGGCGCCGCGCCTGTCGCGGCACTGTTTGACAGTTTGCGCACGGCTGGCGTCGAAGTCAGCGACCTGCGCACCGAGCAGAGTTCGCTCGAAGATATTTTCGTCAGCCTCATCGGAAAGACAGCATGA
- a CDS encoding MFS transporter, with amino-acid sequence MNMRTRTSYPFGQNYVFVVVAAIFLALLAAAGLRATPGVLLLPWQKAFGWSAGTVSAAAALGIFLYGLTGPFAAAAMQQFGLRRTVLAAIVLMALAAGVSVFMNAQWQLFLTWGVLSGLGSGVVANVLAATIVNRWFATHRGLIMGLLTASMSTGTLIFLPGLAGLAAWGGWKPVVLTIAGCALALIPLIAFLVPESPAAIGLRRYGATEDELAASAPAHNPFTVALGDLAMAARTRTFWFLFATFFICGFTTNGLVGTHLIAFCGDNGIAEVHAAGLLAMMGIFDIFGTTFSGWLTDRYDPRKLLFVYYGLRGLSLIYLPYSNFSFVSLSLFAAFYGLDWIATVPPTVRIANEKFGDKNAPIIFGWVVAGHQLGAATAALLAGLIRTAQGSYLEAFVIAGATGLAAAFLSLMIEKQKVAPQFAGALEAGE; translated from the coding sequence ATGAATATGCGCACTCGAACAAGTTATCCCTTCGGCCAGAACTACGTCTTCGTTGTCGTCGCCGCGATCTTCCTCGCCCTGCTCGCCGCGGCGGGCCTGCGCGCGACGCCTGGTGTGTTACTGCTGCCCTGGCAAAAAGCGTTCGGCTGGAGCGCCGGCACAGTTTCGGCCGCCGCCGCCCTCGGCATTTTCCTTTATGGCCTCACAGGTCCCTTTGCCGCCGCAGCCATGCAGCAATTCGGCCTGCGCCGAACGGTGCTCGCAGCCATTGTCCTGATGGCTTTGGCGGCAGGCGTCAGCGTATTCATGAATGCGCAATGGCAGCTCTTTCTGACATGGGGCGTGCTCTCCGGCCTCGGCTCTGGCGTCGTCGCCAATGTGTTGGCCGCCACGATCGTCAACCGCTGGTTTGCGACGCATCGCGGCCTGATCATGGGCCTGCTGACAGCGAGCATGTCGACCGGAACGCTCATCTTCCTGCCTGGCCTCGCGGGCCTCGCCGCCTGGGGCGGCTGGAAGCCGGTGGTCCTGACGATCGCGGGCTGCGCCCTCGCGCTCATTCCGTTGATCGCGTTCCTCGTTCCCGAAAGTCCGGCGGCGATCGGCTTACGGCGCTACGGGGCGACCGAGGACGAGCTAGCCGCATCGGCCCCTGCGCATAATCCTTTCACTGTCGCGCTCGGCGATCTGGCGATGGCGGCACGGACACGAACCTTTTGGTTTCTGTTCGCGACATTCTTCATCTGCGGCTTCACGACCAACGGACTCGTCGGTACGCATCTCATTGCCTTCTGCGGCGACAACGGCATCGCCGAAGTCCACGCCGCCGGCCTGCTGGCGATGATGGGCATTTTCGATATTTTCGGCACGACGTTTTCAGGCTGGCTGACCGATCGCTACGATCCGCGCAAACTGCTGTTCGTTTATTACGGGCTGCGGGGTCTATCGCTGATCTATCTGCCCTATTCGAACTTCTCGTTCGTGAGCCTGTCGCTGTTCGCGGCTTTTTATGGCCTCGATTGGATCGCGACGGTGCCCCCAACCGTGCGCATCGCCAATGAAAAGTTCGGCGACAAGAACGCGCCGATCATCTTCGGCTGGGTTGTCGCCGGCCATCAGCTTGGCGCGGCGACCGCGGCTCTGCTCGCGGGGCTTATCCGTACCGCGCAAGGCAGCTATCTAGAGGCGTTCGTCATCGCCGGCGCAACCGGCCTCGCCGCGGCATTTCTGTCACTCATGATCGAAAAACAAAAGGTTGCGCCGCAGTTTGCCGGCGCTTTGGAGGCGGGCGAATAG
- a CDS encoding TetR/AcrR family transcriptional regulator — MSAQADKSRRKAGGIPRAADRIRVSARELFYREGIRAVGVDEIVHRAGVTKPSLYRSFASKDELAAAYLRDYDRDFWERFERPRGKTYADPRQQVLAYIAELAGRAVGRGYRGCGLSNAAIEYPTPDHPARKVAEAHKKAVRQRLRDLAAAMGAREPDVLGDSLLLLIEGIYGSGQQSEDGPAQSAVAAAERLIDSFT, encoded by the coding sequence ATGAGCGCACAGGCGGACAAATCGAGACGTAAAGCCGGTGGCATTCCACGCGCGGCCGACCGTATCCGCGTCTCGGCCCGCGAATTATTTTATCGCGAGGGCATCCGCGCCGTCGGCGTGGATGAGATCGTCCATCGCGCCGGCGTCACCAAGCCGAGCCTCTATCGCAGCTTTGCCTCCAAGGACGAACTCGCGGCCGCCTATCTGCGCGACTACGATCGCGATTTCTGGGAAAGGTTCGAGCGCCCGCGCGGGAAGACTTACGCCGACCCGCGCCAACAGGTTCTCGCCTATATCGCTGAACTGGCGGGGCGGGCGGTCGGGCGCGGCTATCGTGGCTGCGGGCTCAGCAACGCCGCGATCGAATATCCGACGCCTGACCATCCCGCCCGCAAGGTGGCGGAAGCGCACAAGAAAGCGGTGCGCCAGCGTCTACGCGACCTTGCCGCGGCGATGGGCGCACGCGAGCCGGATGTCCTCGGCGACAGCCTGCTTCTGCTGATCGAGGGCATCTATGGCTCCGGCCAGCAGTCGGAAGACGGCCCGGCGCAGTCCGCCGTCGCGGCGGCAGAACGTCTCATCGACAGTTTCACATAG
- a CDS encoding cupin domain-containing protein, giving the protein MDEKAYNFFDLAEIKARFPDRAESMIVDAYLSDHESASSRLFRLYHPIPRHLHETCDEHLVLLDGEVDFAIADEPPRRLRAGQMVTFLRNIVHGIQPVEGGAPAVFFTVDTPRRAPGDVHFVDSAESKGRRFVTHLASYEARSA; this is encoded by the coding sequence ATGGATGAAAAAGCTTATAATTTCTTCGATCTGGCAGAAATCAAAGCTCGCTTTCCTGATCGTGCCGAGTCGATGATTGTCGATGCCTACCTGTCGGACCACGAGTCTGCGAGTTCGCGGTTGTTCCGGCTCTATCATCCGATCCCACGTCACCTTCACGAGACCTGCGACGAGCATCTCGTTTTGCTCGATGGCGAGGTCGATTTCGCCATTGCCGACGAACCGCCGCGCCGGCTTCGCGCGGGGCAGATGGTGACCTTTCTGCGCAACATTGTGCATGGGATTCAGCCGGTAGAAGGTGGGGCACCCGCCGTTTTCTTCACTGTCGATACGCCGCGCCGGGCGCCCGGCGACGTGCATTTCGTCGATTCCGCCGAGTCCAAGGGACGGCGTTTCGTGACCCACCTTGCCAGCTATGAAGCGCGATCGGCGTGA
- the recA gene encoding recombinase RecA, translated as MSQANLRLVEGTSVDKTKALDAAVSQIERAFGKGSIMRLGKSPVVEIETISTGSLGLDIALGVGGLPRGRVVEIYGPESSGKTTLTLHVIAEAQKAGGVCAFIDAEHALDPIYARKLGVNLDDLLISQPDTGEQALEITDTLVRSGSVDVLVIDSVAALTPRAEIDGEMGDSQPGLQARLMSQALRKLTASISKSKTMVIFINQIRMKIGVMYGSPETTTGGNALKFYASVRLDIRRIGSIKERDEVVGNQTRVKVVKNKVAPPFKQVEFDIMYGAGISKVGELIDLGVKAGVVEKSGAWFSYDSQRLGQGRENGKTFLKNNPEIAAEIELAIRENSGLIAERILDPGETEETELEG; from the coding sequence ATGAGCCAAGCGAATCTTCGCCTTGTGGAAGGAACATCCGTGGACAAGACCAAGGCGCTCGACGCCGCCGTCTCTCAAATCGAGCGCGCGTTTGGCAAAGGCTCGATCATGCGCCTCGGCAAGAGCCCGGTGGTCGAGATCGAGACGATTTCGACGGGGTCGCTCGGGCTCGATATCGCGCTTGGCGTTGGCGGTCTGCCGCGCGGCCGGGTCGTCGAGATTTATGGCCCGGAATCTTCCGGCAAGACGACGCTGACGCTGCATGTCATCGCCGAGGCCCAGAAGGCCGGCGGCGTCTGCGCCTTCATCGATGCCGAACATGCGCTCGATCCGATCTATGCCCGCAAACTTGGCGTCAATCTCGACGATCTGTTGATCTCGCAGCCCGATACGGGCGAACAGGCGCTTGAAATTACCGATACTCTGGTTCGCTCCGGCTCGGTTGACGTGCTGGTGATCGATTCGGTTGCCGCCCTCACGCCGCGCGCGGAAATCGACGGCGAGATGGGCGACAGCCAGCCGGGCTTGCAGGCGCGGCTGATGAGCCAGGCGCTACGCAAGCTCACTGCGTCGATCTCCAAGTCAAAAACGATGGTGATTTTCATCAATCAGATTCGCATGAAGATCGGCGTCATGTACGGCAGCCCGGAGACGACGACGGGCGGCAATGCGTTGAAATTCTATGCTTCGGTCCGGCTCGATATCCGCCGCATCGGTTCGATCAAGGAACGCGATGAGGTTGTCGGCAATCAGACCCGCGTGAAAGTGGTGAAGAACAAGGTCGCGCCGCCCTTCAAACAGGTCGAATTCGACATCATGTATGGGGCAGGTATCTCCAAGGTCGGCGAATTGATCGACCTCGGCGTCAAGGCCGGTGTTGTCGAGAAATCCGGCGCCTGGTTCTCTTATGACAGTCAGAGACTTGGCCAGGGCCGTGAAAACGGCAAGACATTTTTGAAAAATAATCCCGAGATCGCCGCTGAAATCGAATTGGCGATTCGCGAAAATTCCGGCCTGATCGCCGAGCGCATTCTCGATCCCGGCGAAACCGAAGAGACCGAACTCGAAGGCTGA
- the alaS gene encoding alanine--tRNA ligase has protein sequence MNGVNEIRTAFLDYFGRHGHEIVASSSLVPRNDPTLMFTNAGMVQFKNVFTGIEKRPYTRAATAQKCVRAGGKHNDLDNVGYTARHHTFFEMLGNFSFGDYFKAEAIELAYKLTTQVFGLPKDKLLVTVYHTDDEAFDLWKKIAGFPDSKIIRIPTSDNFWSMGDTGPCGPCSEIFYDQGDKLAGGPPGSPDEDGDRFLEFWNLVFMQYEQLAPGERVGLPRPSIDTGMGLERIAALLQGVQSNYDIDLMRALVLAVAQATGVDPDGPQKASHRVIADHLRASAFLVADGVLPSNEGRGYVVRRIMRRAMRHAQLLGAREPVMWRLVPVLVREMGQAYRELIRAEALIVETLRLEETRFINTLARGLTILDEETRDLPKGGVLPGAAAFKLYDTYGFPLDLTQDALRGLGLGVDVEGFNTAMQQQRADARKAWAGSGEAATESIWFGLKERVGATDFLGYETESAEGVIVALLKDGREVERLAAGETGQVILNQTPFYGESGGQVGDTGSIRASNLGFRVTNTHKKLGDLFVHDGTVESGHATVDLSVELDVDHSRRGAVRANHSATHLLHESLRQVLGDHVAQKGSLVAPDRLRFDFAHPKPISAEELAEVEDIANRIVLQNAQVETRLMDVDTAIESGARALFGEKYGDQVRVVSMGDPLETADGARGNAAFSIELCGGTHVRRTGDIGLISIIAESPVAAGVRRIEAKTGLAARHHLNSQAQRFQEMAHLLKAPEDEAGARLAHVLDERRKLERELSDTRKRLAMSGGAAEAPIEDVGGIKFFRKEVSGVEMKDLKSLADEAKQSLGSGVVAIVGIDVEGKAGVVVGVTDDLTPRFDAVTLVRAAAAKLGGKGGGGRRDLAQAGGPDGGSAQAALAAIAAALQQTADAA, from the coding sequence ATGAACGGCGTTAACGAGATCAGGACTGCGTTTCTCGACTATTTCGGCCGCCATGGGCATGAGATCGTCGCGTCCTCTTCGCTCGTTCCGCGCAACGACCCGACGTTGATGTTCACCAATGCGGGCATGGTGCAATTCAAGAACGTCTTCACCGGCATCGAAAAGCGGCCCTATACGCGTGCCGCGACGGCGCAGAAATGCGTTCGCGCCGGCGGCAAGCACAATGATCTCGACAATGTCGGCTATACCGCGCGCCATCACACGTTCTTTGAAATGCTCGGCAATTTTTCCTTCGGCGATTATTTCAAGGCCGAGGCGATCGAGCTTGCCTACAAACTGACGACGCAGGTCTTCGGTCTGCCCAAGGACAAGCTGCTCGTCACCGTCTACCACACTGACGATGAAGCCTTCGATCTTTGGAAGAAGATCGCCGGCTTCCCCGATTCGAAGATCATCCGCATCCCGACCTCCGATAATTTCTGGTCGATGGGTGACACTGGCCCCTGCGGTCCCTGTTCTGAGATTTTCTACGATCAGGGTGACAAGCTTGCCGGTGGTCCACCCGGCAGTCCCGACGAGGATGGCGACCGTTTTCTGGAATTCTGGAATTTGGTCTTCATGCAATATGAGCAGCTCGCGCCCGGCGAGCGCGTGGGCCTGCCGCGGCCTTCCATCGACACCGGCATGGGGCTTGAGCGTATTGCCGCGCTGTTGCAGGGCGTTCAATCGAATTACGATATCGATCTTATGCGCGCCCTGGTGCTTGCCGTCGCGCAAGCCACGGGGGTCGATCCGGATGGACCGCAAAAGGCGAGCCATCGTGTCATCGCCGACCATTTGCGCGCCTCGGCTTTTCTCGTTGCCGATGGCGTTCTGCCGTCGAACGAGGGCCGCGGCTATGTGGTGCGCCGGATCATGCGCCGCGCCATGCGCCATGCGCAGCTACTTGGCGCCCGCGAGCCGGTGATGTGGCGGCTGGTGCCCGTGTTGGTGCGCGAAATGGGGCAGGCCTATCGAGAGCTCATTCGTGCCGAAGCGCTGATTGTCGAGACACTGCGGCTGGAGGAGACGCGCTTTATCAACACATTGGCGCGGGGACTTACGATCCTCGACGAGGAAACGCGCGATCTGCCGAAGGGCGGCGTGTTGCCCGGCGCGGCGGCTTTCAAGCTTTACGACACCTACGGCTTCCCGCTTGATCTGACGCAGGACGCGTTGCGTGGACTCGGCCTTGGCGTCGATGTCGAAGGATTCAACACTGCGATGCAGCAGCAGCGCGCAGACGCGCGCAAGGCCTGGGCGGGCTCGGGCGAGGCTGCGACCGAATCGATCTGGTTTGGGCTGAAAGAACGTGTCGGCGCGACCGACTTCCTTGGCTATGAAACCGAAAGTGCCGAAGGCGTCATCGTCGCACTGCTCAAGGATGGCCGCGAGGTCGAGCGGCTGGCGGCTGGCGAAACCGGGCAGGTAATCCTCAATCAGACGCCGTTCTACGGCGAGTCCGGCGGTCAGGTCGGCGACACAGGGTCGATCCGCGCGTCGAATCTCGGCTTCCGCGTGACCAACACGCACAAGAAGCTCGGCGATCTGTTTGTGCATGACGGCACGGTCGAAAGCGGCCATGCGACCGTCGATCTTTCGGTCGAGCTTGACGTCGATCACAGCCGCCGCGGTGCCGTGCGCGCCAATCATTCCGCGACGCACCTTCTGCATGAGTCACTGCGTCAGGTCCTCGGCGATCACGTCGCGCAAAAGGGCTCGCTCGTCGCGCCGGATCGTCTGCGTTTCGATTTCGCGCACCCAAAGCCCATCTCGGCCGAAGAACTTGCCGAGGTGGAAGACATCGCAAATCGAATCGTGCTGCAAAACGCGCAGGTCGAAACGCGGCTGATGGATGTCGATACGGCGATTGAATCCGGCGCCCGGGCTTTGTTCGGTGAAAAATATGGTGATCAGGTTCGCGTCGTCTCGATGGGCGATCCGCTGGAGACGGCAGACGGCGCTCGCGGCAACGCCGCTTTTTCCATCGAATTGTGCGGCGGCACGCATGTGCGGCGCACGGGCGACATCGGCCTCATCTCGATCATCGCGGAATCGCCGGTCGCGGCGGGCGTGCGCCGCATCGAGGCGAAGACAGGTCTCGCCGCGCGCCATCATTTGAACAGCCAGGCGCAACGCTTTCAGGAAATGGCGCATCTGCTCAAGGCGCCTGAGGACGAGGCCGGTGCGCGACTCGCGCATGTTCTCGACGAACGGCGCAAGCTCGAACGCGAATTGAGCGATACGCGCAAGCGTCTGGCGATGAGCGGCGGCGCTGCGGAAGCGCCAATTGAGGATGTCGGCGGCATCAAGTTCTTCCGCAAAGAGGTTTCCGGCGTCGAAATGAAAGATTTGAAATCGCTGGCGGATGAGGCGAAGCAAAGTCTCGGCTCCGGCGTCGTCGCCATCGTCGGCATCGACGTCGAGGGCAAAGCCGGCGTGGTGGTTGGCGTCACCGATGATCTGACGCCGCGCTTCGATGCGGTGACGCTTGTGCGGGCCGCGGCCGCGAAGCTAGGCGGCAAGGGTGGGGGCGGTCGCCGTGATCTCGCCCAGGCGGGCGGCCCGGATGGCGGCAGCGCGCAAGCGGCTTTGGCAGCCATCGCTGCCGCGTTGCAGCAAACCGCAGACGCCGCGTAA
- a CDS encoding DUF1328 domain-containing protein: protein MLYWALIFLVIAIVAGVLGFGGVAGTASEVAHVLFWIAIILLIVSLIFGLRRR, encoded by the coding sequence ATGCTGTATTGGGCTCTGATCTTTCTTGTTATCGCGATCGTCGCCGGTGTGCTCGGCTTCGGCGGCGTCGCGGGCACGGCGTCGGAAGTCGCTCATGTTCTCTTCTGGATCGCGATCATCCTGTTGATCGTTTCCCTGATCTTTGGCTTGCGGCGGCGATAG
- a CDS encoding phasin family protein encodes MEIREPRSKAGSIAGYSPVKSLQVLAEDISNISAANFERNNKLLHDLQGARTLEDLVSIQTKFMASMFEAFNEHVQLMGARMAEMRSDIADAGGNVTTAPPADIATKTASGLNHVLDAANNAAMANFQAGQEITRSAFEAAEKAADAIRNAALNAIPKSGE; translated from the coding sequence ATGGAAATTCGCGAACCCAGATCGAAGGCAGGGTCGATCGCCGGCTACTCGCCCGTCAAGTCGCTGCAAGTGCTGGCCGAGGACATCAGTAATATTTCGGCTGCCAACTTCGAGCGCAATAACAAGCTCCTCCATGATCTGCAGGGTGCGCGCACGCTTGAAGATCTGGTTTCGATCCAGACGAAATTCATGGCTTCCATGTTCGAGGCGTTTAACGAACATGTGCAGTTGATGGGCGCGCGCATGGCGGAGATGCGCAGCGATATCGCGGATGCCGGTGGAAACGTGACGACCGCACCGCCGGCCGACATCGCTACCAAAACGGCCTCGGGTCTCAATCACGTGCTCGACGCGGCCAATAATGCAGCGATGGCTAATTTCCAGGCGGGTCAGGAGATCACGCGCTCTGCCTTTGAGGCGGCGGAAAAGGCCGCGGATGCGATCCGCAATGCCGCACTGAATGCGATACCTAAGAGTGGTGAGTAA
- a CDS encoding PH domain-containing protein: protein MSYLAHILQPDEKVLFDGHLHWIIYSRAILFALLAGLCGGALYFLGDQQGLKFSALSLAFIFGVIAIAFALHAWWRSFMTEIAVTTNRVIYKTGFIRRYTVEMNMDKVESVDVIQPLLGRLLDYGSVRVRGTGASLEQLDHVAHPLALRSAITAR, encoded by the coding sequence ATGAGCTACCTCGCGCACATTCTTCAGCCCGACGAGAAAGTCCTGTTCGACGGGCATCTGCATTGGATCATCTACAGCCGTGCAATTCTCTTTGCTTTGCTCGCCGGACTTTGTGGAGGCGCGTTGTATTTTCTGGGCGATCAGCAAGGGCTGAAATTTTCAGCGCTCAGCCTCGCCTTTATTTTTGGCGTGATCGCCATCGCTTTCGCGCTTCACGCCTGGTGGCGCAGCTTCATGACGGAAATCGCGGTGACGACAAATCGCGTGATTTACAAGACAGGCTTCATCCGCCGCTACACTGTCGAAATGAACATGGACAAGGTCGAATCGGTCGACGTCATTCAACCTTTGCTCGGCCGACTGCTCGACTATGGTTCCGTCCGGGTGCGCGGCACGGGCGCGAGCCTTGAGCAGCTCGATCATGTCGCCCATCCGCTCGCATTGCGCAGCGCGATCACGGCGCGCTGA
- a CDS encoding MoxR family ATPase codes for MAEANTTSLEAAVSRAAETALDRIAAARAALGAVIFGQHQVIEEALVTLLAGGHGLLVGVPGLAKTKLVESLGKVLGLDARRVQFTPDLMPADILGSEVLEESADRRRSFRFVPGPIFAQLLMADEINRASPRTQSALLQAMQEHHVSVAGERHDLPNPFHVLATQNPLEQEGTYPLPEAQLDRFLMQIDVPYPDRAAEKQILIETTGDKDQEARQAMTTDDLLTTQRLVRRLPVGEQVVEAILDLVRSARPGEGDKTLTQHIAWGPGPRAAQSLMLAIRARALVDGRLSPSLSDVLALAEPVLKHRMALTFAARAEGETIPGIIAKLTQKLT; via the coding sequence ATGGCCGAAGCGAATACGACATCTCTCGAAGCCGCTGTATCGCGCGCGGCGGAAACTGCGCTTGACCGGATCGCGGCTGCGCGCGCCGCATTGGGTGCGGTGATCTTCGGTCAGCATCAGGTGATCGAGGAAGCGCTTGTGACATTACTCGCGGGCGGTCACGGTCTGCTCGTCGGCGTGCCCGGACTTGCAAAGACAAAACTCGTCGAAAGCCTCGGCAAGGTTCTTGGCCTTGATGCGCGCCGCGTACAGTTCACGCCAGATTTGATGCCGGCCGACATTCTCGGCTCCGAGGTATTGGAAGAGAGTGCCGACAGGCGCCGCAGCTTTCGTTTTGTGCCGGGGCCGATCTTCGCGCAATTGCTGATGGCCGACGAAATCAATCGCGCCAGCCCGCGCACGCAATCAGCGCTGCTTCAGGCGATGCAGGAACATCATGTCTCCGTCGCCGGCGAGCGGCATGATCTCCCCAATCCCTTTCACGTTCTCGCGACGCAAAATCCGCTTGAGCAGGAAGGCACCTATCCTTTGCCAGAGGCGCAGCTCGATCGCTTCCTGATGCAGATCGATGTGCCTTATCCCGATCGCGCGGCGGAAAAGCAGATTCTCATCGAGACGACAGGCGACAAGGATCAGGAAGCACGCCAGGCGATGACGACCGACGATCTCCTCACGACGCAACGTCTCGTGCGGCGCCTGCCGGTGGGAGAGCAGGTTGTGGAAGCGATCCTTGATCTCGTTCGCTCCGCCCGGCCGGGCGAAGGCGACAAGACGCTGACGCAGCATATCGCCTGGGGCCCGGGGCCGCGCGCCGCGCAATCGCTGATGCTTGCGATCCGGGCGCGGGCACTTGTCGATGGCCGCCTTTCGCCGTCGCTGAGCGATGTCTTGGCTCTCGCTGAGCCGGTGTTGAAGCATCGTATGGCACTGACCTTCGCCGCGCGTGCCGAGGGCGAGACTATCCCCGGCATCATTGCGAAATTGACTCAGAAGCTGACCTGA